The Staphylococcus saprophyticus subsp. saprophyticus ATCC 15305 = NCTC 7292 genome contains the following window.
ATGGGAATTTAGGGAATTGATCAAAATCAGGATCACGTTTTTCTTTAAATGCATCTCTACCTTCTTTAGCTTCATCCGTTGTGTAATAAAGTAAAGTAGCGTCTCCTGCCATTTGTTGTAAACCAGCTAATCCATCCGTATCAGCATTCATAGCTGCTTTTAAGAATCTTAATGCTGTAGGAGAATGTTGTTTCATTTCTTGACACCATTGTACTGTTTCATCTTCAACTTGATCTAAAGGAACAACCGTATTGACTAAGCCCATGTCCAATGCTTCCTGAGCATTATATTGACGACATAAGTACCAAATTTCACGTGCTTTTTTATGTCCTACGATACGAGCTAAATAACCTGAACCATAGCCAGCATCAAACGAACCTACTTTAGGTCCTGTTTGGCCAAAGATAGCATTATCTGCAGCAATTGTTAAATCACATACAACGTTCAATACGTTACCGCCACCGATAGCATAACCTCTAACCATTGCAACTACAGGTTTAGGGATTACACG
Protein-coding sequences here:
- the menB gene encoding 1,4-dihydroxy-2-naphthoyl-CoA synthase, which encodes MTRQWETIREYKEIKYELYDGIAKVTINRPEVRNAFTPNTVQEMIDAFTRARDDQRISVIILTGEGDKAFCSGGDQKVRGHGGYVGDDQIPRLNVLDLQRLIRVIPKPVVAMVRGYAIGGGNVLNVVCDLTIAADNAIFGQTGPKVGSFDAGYGSGYLARIVGHKKAREIWYLCRQYNAQEALDMGLVNTVVPLDQVEDETVQWCQEMKQHSPTALRFLKAAMNADTDGLAGLQQMAGDATLLYYTTDEAKEGRDAFKEKRDPDFDQFPKFP